In Hyphomicrobiales bacterium, a single window of DNA contains:
- a CDS encoding DUF3775 domain-containing protein — protein MLKHISTEDVERIAQLAKAARDARDVILSEVREQDLGQPKPARGEHNPAAALGLDPLPFDHPARKALRQTIAALSTDARRELQALVWIARGDYGAAQWDKAFADSASIVDLPAAQLTSEADLHELLMKGLYELKLS, from the coding sequence ATGCTCAAGCACATATCCACCGAAGACGTCGAACGGATCGCGCAGCTTGCCAAGGCGGCCCGCGACGCACGCGACGTGATCCTTAGCGAGGTTCGCGAGCAGGACTTGGGACAGCCAAAGCCGGCGCGTGGCGAGCACAACCCCGCCGCGGCGCTGGGGCTTGATCCGCTGCCCTTCGACCATCCCGCGCGCAAGGCGTTGCGGCAAACGATCGCTGCGCTGTCGACCGACGCGCGGCGCGAGCTGCAAGCGCTCGTTTGGATCGCCCGCGGCGACTACGGCGCCGCGCAGTGGGACAAGGCGTTTGCCGACTCAGCCTCAATCGTCGACCTTCCCGCGGCCCAGCTCACCAGCGAGGCCGACCTGCACGAATTGCTGATGAAGGGCCTCTACGAGCTGAAGCTGAGCTAA